A portion of the Sphingobacterium spiritivorum genome contains these proteins:
- a CDS encoding bifunctional 4-hydroxy-2-oxoglutarate aldolase/2-dehydro-3-deoxy-phosphogluconate aldolase, whose amino-acid sequence MNEVLKLIGDSPVIPVYYNDNIDSCIDVLTKCYKGGIRVFEFVNRGVNAKENFKQLLAFKNEHFPDLKLGIGTIKTGEQAKEFIALGAEFIVSPIIKKKIAEITAKHGLLWIPGCMTPTEIAKAEELGTPLVKLFPGDSLGPNFLKAIKPLFPELKFMPTGGVDTTEENILTWRQAGVYAVGLGSKLFSPPSDGSGEDWLSERCQLLLKWSKA is encoded by the coding sequence ATGAATGAAGTACTTAAATTAATCGGAGACAGTCCGGTCATTCCGGTATATTATAACGATAACATTGACTCTTGTATAGATGTTCTTACCAAATGCTACAAAGGGGGAATACGGGTCTTTGAATTTGTAAACAGAGGAGTCAATGCCAAGGAAAATTTCAAACAACTTCTGGCGTTTAAAAATGAGCATTTTCCGGATTTAAAGTTAGGAATCGGAACCATTAAGACCGGAGAACAGGCAAAGGAATTCATAGCACTGGGTGCAGAATTCATCGTCAGCCCTATTATCAAGAAAAAAATTGCTGAAATAACAGCAAAACATGGATTGCTATGGATTCCCGGCTGCATGACGCCTACTGAAATCGCAAAGGCGGAAGAATTAGGCACTCCTCTTGTAAAACTATTTCCAGGCGACAGTCTTGGTCCTAATTTTTTGAAGGCAATAAAACCGTTGTTTCCAGAATTGAAATTCATGCCTACCGGTGGTGTAGACACGACGGAAGAAAACATCCTCACCTGGAGACAGGCTGGTGTATATGCTGTCGGACTTGGGTCAAAACTATTCAGCCCTCCATCAGATGGAAGCGGAGAAGATTGGTTGAGTGAGCGCTGTCAGTTATTGCTAAAATGGTCTAAAGCCTAA
- the uxuA gene encoding mannonate dehydratase, protein MNRLEQTWRWYGPNDPVSLQDVKQAGATGIVSALHHIPHGEVWPLGDIKERKAIIEAAGLTWSVVESVPVHEAIKTKSENAGIYIENYKQSLRNLAECGIHTVCYNFMPVLDWTRTHLDYGMTDGSKALYFNWFDLAFFDLYVLKRAGAEQDYPQAILEEAFAKSHQYTKADIDKLSENILMGIPSEKGITFEDLTQSINVYQHIGKEGLRDNLLWFLSQIAETCEQNQIKMTIHPDDPPYPILGLPRIASDKDDFEFIIKGVDQAFNGVCFCTGSLGAGVSNNVLDIFNVVKERVYFAHLRNVKKDVFGNFYEADHLDGDVDMYQVMKVLTAENQKRETAIPFRPDHGHQMLDDLNKVTNPGYSAIGRLRGLAELRGLELGILGS, encoded by the coding sequence ATGAACAGATTAGAACAGACATGGAGATGGTATGGTCCTAATGATCCGGTATCTCTTCAAGATGTTAAGCAAGCAGGCGCAACAGGTATTGTAAGCGCTCTGCATCATATTCCTCATGGTGAAGTATGGCCATTAGGAGATATAAAAGAAAGAAAAGCTATTATTGAAGCCGCAGGTCTTACATGGTCTGTTGTAGAGAGCGTACCTGTACACGAAGCGATAAAGACGAAAAGTGAAAATGCAGGTATATATATAGAAAATTATAAACAATCCCTGCGCAATCTTGCTGAATGTGGGATACATACAGTCTGTTACAATTTTATGCCGGTACTGGACTGGACGCGTACGCATCTGGATTATGGCATGACAGATGGCTCTAAAGCACTATACTTTAACTGGTTCGATCTGGCTTTTTTCGATCTATATGTACTGAAAAGGGCAGGAGCTGAGCAGGATTATCCGCAGGCGATACTGGAAGAGGCTTTTGCAAAATCTCATCAGTATACCAAAGCCGATATTGACAAACTATCTGAAAATATACTGATGGGAATTCCGAGTGAAAAAGGTATAACGTTCGAAGACCTTACCCAAAGTATCAATGTATATCAACATATAGGTAAAGAGGGATTGAGGGACAACCTGCTGTGGTTCTTATCCCAGATCGCAGAGACCTGTGAGCAAAACCAGATCAAGATGACCATTCATCCGGATGATCCACCTTATCCTATATTGGGCTTGCCAAGAATTGCTTCTGATAAAGACGATTTTGAATTTATTATTAAAGGAGTAGATCAGGCTTTTAATGGTGTCTGTTTCTGTACAGGTTCTTTGGGCGCAGGTGTCAGCAATAATGTCTTAGATATTTTTAATGTGGTCAAAGAACGTGTTTATTTTGCTCACCTGAGGAATGTGAAGAAAGACGTTTTTGGAAATTTTTATGAAGCAGATCATCTTGATGGGGATGTAGATATGTATCAGGTCATGAAAGTATTAACTGCTGAAAACCAAAAAAGAGAAACAGCGATTCCATTTCGCCCGGATCACGGACATCAAATGTTAGATGATCTGAATAAGGTGACAAATCCTGGTTATTCTGCTATCGGTAGGCTAAGAGGATTGGCTGAATTGAGAGGTTTAGAACTTGGAATTTTAGGCAGTTAA
- a CDS encoding sugar kinase has translation MPNKKVLSFGELLIRMQATSDYFFETNRNTLKVYPGGSEANVAVTLARLGIPTTYLSAAPDNALTQEILSKLGNYGIDTSLMKIQGDRLGSYFLLSANGLSKGEVIYDRKYSAFSQLTSDDINWDIIFDGIDWFHFTALTPSLNQELAYICKQALQKAAERGITISVDLNYRNRLWQYGKLPNEIMPELVQYADVIMGNIWAANKMLNTPIDETLDRQTSKETYVAYSKKSATNILQAYPKCKHIANTFRFMDNATHNLFYGTYHNRETDAVSETLETNNVIDRIGSGDAFMGGLIYAIIQEQSPQDIIYTATQAGFQKLFVEGDFGNGKIN, from the coding sequence ATGCCCAATAAGAAAGTGCTTTCCTTCGGTGAATTATTAATTCGGATGCAGGCGACTTCAGACTACTTTTTTGAAACAAACCGGAATACTTTAAAAGTATACCCCGGCGGATCAGAAGCCAATGTAGCCGTTACATTAGCCCGGTTGGGCATTCCGACTACTTATCTCAGTGCTGCTCCGGACAATGCCCTTACACAGGAGATCCTGTCCAAATTAGGAAACTATGGAATAGATACTTCCTTAATGAAAATTCAGGGAGACCGTCTGGGGAGTTATTTCTTACTGTCAGCCAACGGATTGAGTAAGGGAGAAGTTATTTACGATCGTAAATATTCTGCTTTCAGTCAGCTCACATCAGATGATATAAACTGGGATATTATTTTTGACGGTATCGACTGGTTTCATTTTACAGCACTCACACCTTCACTTAATCAGGAATTGGCGTATATCTGTAAACAAGCCTTACAAAAAGCAGCTGAAAGAGGCATTACTATTTCTGTAGATCTGAATTACAGAAACAGATTGTGGCAATATGGAAAGCTGCCAAATGAAATCATGCCGGAGCTGGTACAATATGCAGATGTCATTATGGGAAACATATGGGCAGCAAACAAAATGCTGAATACTCCTATTGATGAAACACTGGACCGCCAGACTTCAAAAGAAACATATGTGGCCTATTCAAAAAAATCAGCCACAAACATCCTCCAGGCTTATCCTAAATGTAAACATATCGCCAATACATTCAGATTTATGGACAATGCCACACACAATCTGTTTTACGGGACGTACCACAACAGGGAAACGGATGCTGTGTCAGAGACATTGGAAACAAATAATGTCATCGACCGTATCGGAAGCGGTGATGCTTTTATGGGAGGTCTGATATACGCTATTATACAGGAACAATCTCCTCAGGATATTATTTATACGGCTACTCAGGCCGGCTTTCAAAAACTATTTGTTGAAGGCGATTTTGGAAATGGAAAAATAAATTAA
- a CDS encoding SDR family oxidoreductase: MNILEQFSLKGQVIVVTGGTGILGKSFVKALAEAGAKVVIIGRNQERADERVKLVETLGGEGLAIVADVLSESEMIAARDKIIEKWGTIDGLVNAAGGNIPGATIGPDQNLFDSKIEDTLKAIELNLNGTIIPTQVIGRVLAEKGKGSIINIASLASSSAITRVLGYNVAKCGIIGYTKWMATELSLRYGDKIRVNAIAPGVFLTEQNRTLLTNEDGTFTARAQRFLNKTPFSRLGDPSELEGALIFLLSQASGFINGETLYVDGGFNSWSGV; this comes from the coding sequence ATGAATATTTTAGAACAATTTTCCTTAAAAGGTCAGGTTATTGTCGTAACTGGCGGTACCGGTATTTTAGGAAAATCTTTTGTGAAAGCATTGGCTGAGGCCGGAGCCAAAGTCGTTATTATCGGACGAAATCAGGAACGTGCAGACGAGCGCGTAAAATTAGTAGAAACATTAGGAGGTGAGGGGCTTGCAATTGTGGCGGATGTACTTAGTGAATCGGAAATGATTGCTGCAAGGGATAAAATTATAGAAAAGTGGGGTACAATAGACGGACTGGTAAATGCTGCCGGGGGAAATATACCCGGAGCGACTATAGGACCAGATCAGAATTTATTTGATTCCAAAATAGAAGATACATTAAAGGCTATAGAACTCAATCTTAATGGCACGATCATACCGACACAGGTCATTGGTCGGGTACTGGCGGAAAAAGGTAAGGGATCAATAATTAATATCGCCTCTCTGGCTTCCAGCAGTGCTATTACCCGTGTATTGGGATATAATGTCGCCAAATGTGGGATTATAGGATATACAAAGTGGATGGCAACAGAGCTTTCCTTGCGTTATGGTGATAAAATCCGTGTCAATGCGATCGCGCCAGGTGTATTTCTAACAGAACAAAACAGAACATTACTGACCAACGAAGATGGGACATTTACAGCACGTGCGCAACGTTTTCTTAACAAAACTCCTTTCTCAAGATTAGGAGATCCGTCCGAACTGGAAGGTGCTTTGATATTCCTGCTAAGTCAGGCTTCAGGTTTTATAAATGGGGAAACACTCTATGTAGATGGAGGTTTCAATTCATGGTCAGGTGTATAA
- the rpoC gene encoding DNA-directed RNA polymerase subunit beta', with amino-acid sequence MSYKKDNKIKSNFTSITISLASPETILERSSGEVVKPETINYRTYKPERDGLFCERIFGPVKDYECHCGKYKRIRYKGIVCDRCGVEVTEKKVRRERMGHINLVVPVAHIWYFRSLPNKIGYLLGLPTKKLDMIIYYERYVVIQAGIKEEDGINYMDFLTEEEYLDILDTLPKENQYLDDNDPQKFVAKMGAEALEELLKRLNLDQLSYDLRHQAANETSQQRKNEALKRLHVVEAFRGANERIENRPEWMIVKIVPIIPPELRPLVPLDGGRFATSDLNDLYRRVIIRNNRLKRLIEIKAPEVILRNEKRMLQEAVDSLFDNSRKVNAVKTEGNRALKSLSDILKGKQGRFRQNLLGKRVDYSARSVIVVGPHLKLHECGLPKDMAAELYKPFIIRKMIERGIVKTVKSAKKIVDRKDPVVWDILENVLKGHPVLLNRAPTLHRLGIQAFQPTLVEGKAIQLHPLVCTAFNADFDGDQMAVHLPLGNAAVLEAQILMLAAHNILNPANGSPVTVPSQDMVLGLYYITKGRKTAEDKVVKGEGMSFYSAEEVIIALNEKKIDLHAFIKVKTKVRNKDGEIVDTLLETTVGRVIFNQIVPEEMGFINELLTKKSLRNIIGEIVKTTGMARAAKFLDDMKELGFQTAFKGGLSFNLQDLNIPAAKADLIQQATNEVEEVMGNYNMGFITNNERYNQIIDIWTRINNKLTAHVMDILSNDNQGFNSVYMMLDSGARGSKEQIRQLCGMRGLMAKPQKSGASGGEIIENPILSNFKEGLSVLEYFISTHGARKGLADTALKTADAGYLTRRLHDVAQDMIVVEQDCNGLRGIYTTALKDNDDIVEPLYDRILGRVSLYDVLDPETNEIIAFANQDISEEIAERIENAGIEGIEIRTVLTCESKRGVCASCYGRNLASGKRVQLGEAVGVIAAQSIGEPGTQLTLRTFHVGGTASNIAAESQISAKHEGVIEFENVRTVSQEGEDGTHQVVLGRSGELRVIEPTTKKVLYQQNIPYGSQLYVNAGDKVEKGARLVSWDPYNAVIISEFSGKVEFDAIIEGVTFREESDEQTGHKEKVIIETRDKTKNPTIKVLDLKGEVVRSYNIPVGAHVSVSDGQKIKEGAILVKIPRSTGKTRDITGGLPRVTELFEARNPSNPAVVTEIDGVVALGGVKRGNREISIESRDGQIKKYLVPLSKHILVQDNDFIKAGMPLSDGSISPADILSIKGPSAVQHYIVNGIQEVYRLQGVKINDKHFETIVHQMMQKVNIEDPGDTRFLEKEAVNKWDFMQENDSLYDKKVVVEAGDSNDLRPGQIVTLRKLREENSSLRRRDLKLVEVRDAIPATSSPLLQGITRASLGTKSFISAASFQETTKVLNEAAIAGKRDDLLGLKENVIVGHLIPSGTGLRDYGNIIVGSREEYDQLLASKEED; translated from the coding sequence ATGTCTTACAAAAAAGATAATAAAATTAAAAGCAACTTTACGTCAATCACCATTAGCTTGGCGTCACCGGAAACAATCTTAGAGCGTTCCAGTGGTGAAGTTGTAAAGCCGGAAACGATTAACTATCGTACCTACAAACCAGAACGTGATGGTTTATTCTGTGAGCGTATCTTCGGTCCTGTAAAGGATTACGAATGTCACTGTGGTAAATACAAACGTATCCGTTATAAAGGTATCGTATGTGACCGTTGTGGTGTAGAAGTTACAGAGAAAAAAGTACGTCGTGAGCGTATGGGACACATCAATCTGGTAGTTCCTGTAGCGCATATCTGGTACTTCCGTTCACTTCCTAACAAAATTGGTTATTTATTAGGTCTTCCAACCAAAAAACTGGATATGATTATCTATTACGAGCGTTATGTCGTAATCCAGGCTGGTATTAAAGAAGAAGATGGTATCAACTACATGGACTTCCTTACTGAGGAAGAATACCTGGATATCTTAGATACATTACCGAAAGAAAACCAATACCTTGATGACAACGATCCTCAGAAATTCGTTGCCAAAATGGGAGCAGAAGCATTAGAAGAATTATTAAAACGCCTTAACCTGGATCAGTTATCATATGATCTTCGTCACCAGGCTGCTAATGAGACTTCACAACAACGTAAAAATGAGGCATTAAAACGTCTTCATGTTGTAGAGGCTTTCCGCGGAGCAAATGAGCGTATTGAAAATCGTCCGGAATGGATGATCGTGAAAATCGTTCCGATTATTCCACCGGAATTACGCCCGTTAGTTCCTTTGGATGGTGGTCGTTTTGCGACTTCAGATTTAAATGACTTATACCGTCGTGTTATTATCCGTAATAACCGTCTGAAACGTTTGATCGAAATCAAAGCTCCGGAAGTTATCTTACGTAATGAAAAACGTATGCTTCAGGAAGCTGTGGATTCCCTGTTTGATAACTCACGTAAGGTGAATGCTGTGAAAACAGAAGGTAACCGTGCGTTGAAATCACTTTCTGATATTCTGAAAGGTAAACAAGGTCGTTTCCGTCAAAACTTATTAGGTAAACGTGTGGATTATTCGGCTCGTTCGGTAATCGTCGTTGGACCTCATTTGAAATTACACGAATGTGGTCTTCCTAAAGATATGGCTGCAGAGCTTTACAAACCGTTTATCATTCGTAAGATGATCGAAAGAGGTATTGTAAAAACTGTAAAATCAGCTAAAAAAATCGTTGATCGTAAGGATCCGGTAGTATGGGATATCCTGGAAAATGTATTGAAAGGTCACCCTGTATTATTAAACCGTGCACCTACGCTTCACCGTCTGGGTATCCAGGCTTTCCAACCTACATTGGTAGAGGGTAAAGCGATCCAGTTACACCCGTTAGTGTGTACTGCATTCAACGCCGATTTTGACGGTGACCAGATGGCTGTTCACTTACCATTAGGTAATGCTGCTGTATTGGAAGCACAAATTCTGATGTTGGCTGCACACAATATCCTTAACCCTGCAAACGGTTCTCCGGTAACAGTACCTTCTCAGGATATGGTACTTGGTCTTTATTATATCACTAAAGGCCGCAAAACTGCTGAAGATAAAGTTGTAAAAGGGGAAGGAATGTCATTCTACTCTGCAGAAGAAGTTATTATTGCTTTGAATGAGAAGAAAATTGACTTGCACGCTTTCATTAAAGTAAAAACTAAAGTAAGAAATAAAGACGGTGAAATCGTTGATACCTTATTGGAAACGACTGTAGGTCGTGTAATCTTTAACCAGATTGTTCCTGAGGAAATGGGTTTCATCAACGAATTGTTGACTAAAAAATCACTTCGTAATATCATCGGTGAGATCGTGAAAACTACGGGTATGGCCCGTGCAGCGAAATTCCTGGATGATATGAAAGAATTAGGATTCCAGACAGCATTCAAAGGTGGTCTTTCCTTTAACTTACAGGATTTAAATATTCCGGCTGCAAAAGCTGATCTGATCCAACAAGCGACGAACGAGGTTGAAGAGGTAATGGGTAACTATAACATGGGTTTCATTACAAACAACGAACGTTACAATCAGATCATCGATATCTGGACACGTATTAACAACAAACTGACAGCACACGTAATGGACATCCTGTCTAACGACAATCAGGGATTCAATTCTGTGTACATGATGCTTGACTCCGGAGCCCGTGGTTCCAAAGAGCAGATTCGTCAGTTGTGTGGTATGCGTGGTCTGATGGCTAAACCTCAGAAATCAGGTGCTTCAGGTGGTGAAATTATCGAAAATCCGATTCTTTCTAACTTTAAAGAAGGTCTGTCTGTCCTTGAGTACTTTATCTCTACTCACGGTGCGCGTAAAGGTCTTGCCGATACAGCATTGAAAACAGCCGATGCGGGTTATCTGACTCGTCGTTTACATGACGTTGCACAAGATATGATCGTAGTTGAACAGGATTGTAATGGTCTGAGAGGTATCTATACGACAGCCTTGAAAGACAATGACGATATTGTAGAACCATTATACGACAGAATCTTAGGCCGTGTATCTTTATACGATGTATTAGATCCTGAAACTAACGAGATCATTGCATTTGCGAATCAGGATATTTCAGAAGAAATAGCGGAACGTATTGAAAATGCAGGTATCGAAGGTATCGAAATCCGTACCGTATTGACTTGTGAGTCTAAACGCGGAGTATGTGCTTCATGTTACGGACGTAACCTTGCATCCGGTAAACGTGTTCAGTTAGGTGAAGCTGTCGGTGTTATTGCTGCACAATCTATCGGTGAGCCGGGTACACAGTTAACACTTCGTACGTTCCACGTGGGTGGTACGGCATCTAACATTGCTGCTGAATCTCAAATTTCAGCAAAACATGAAGGTGTCATCGAATTTGAAAACGTACGTACTGTATCTCAGGAAGGTGAAGATGGTACACACCAGGTGGTATTAGGCCGTTCAGGTGAGCTTCGTGTTATCGAGCCTACAACTAAAAAAGTTCTTTATCAACAAAATATTCCTTACGGTTCACAATTATATGTGAATGCAGGTGATAAAGTTGAAAAAGGTGCACGTTTGGTATCATGGGATCCGTACAACGCCGTGATCATCTCTGAGTTCAGCGGTAAAGTTGAATTTGATGCGATCATCGAAGGGGTAACATTCCGTGAAGAATCAGATGAGCAAACTGGTCACAAAGAGAAAGTTATTATTGAAACGCGTGATAAAACGAAAAACCCTACAATCAAAGTCCTTGATCTGAAAGGTGAAGTCGTTCGTTCATACAATATTCCGGTTGGAGCTCACGTTTCGGTATCTGACGGTCAGAAAATCAAAGAAGGTGCGATCTTGGTTAAGATCCCTCGTTCTACTGGTAAGACCCGAGATATTACGGGAGGTCTTCCACGTGTAACAGAATTATTCGAAGCTCGTAATCCTTCAAATCCAGCTGTAGTAACAGAGATTGACGGTGTAGTAGCATTGGGTGGTGTAAAACGTGGTAACCGTGAGATTTCTATTGAATCTCGTGACGGCCAGATCAAAAAATATCTTGTTCCACTTTCGAAACACATCCTTGTACAGGATAATGACTTTATTAAGGCTGGTATGCCTTTATCAGACGGTTCGATCTCTCCTGCAGATATCTTATCAATCAAAGGTCCTTCCGCAGTACAACATTATATCGTAAATGGTATACAAGAGGTTTACCGTCTTCAGGGGGTAAAAATCAACGATAAGCACTTCGAAACAATCGTTCACCAAATGATGCAAAAAGTGAATATCGAGGATCCGGGAGATACACGTTTCTTAGAAAAAGAAGCAGTAAACAAATGGGATTTCATGCAAGAGAACGACTCACTATACGACAAAAAAGTTGTTGTAGAAGCAGGAGACTCTAATGATCTTCGTCCTGGTCAGATTGTTACGCTACGTAAATTACGTGAAGAGAACTCCAGCCTGAGACGTCGTGACCTGAAATTAGTAGAAGTAAGGGATGCTATCCCAGCGACTTCAAGTCCATTGTTGCAAGGTATTACCAGAGCTTCATTAGGTACTAAATCATTTATCTCTGCAGCATCCTTCCAGGAAACAACGAAAGTGTTGAATGAGGCAGCTATCGCAGGTAAACGTGATGATTTATTAGGACTTAAAGAAAACGTAATCGTAGGTCACCTGATTCCTTCAGGTACAGGTTTACGTGATTATGGCAATATTATCGTAGGTTCCCGTGAGGAATACGATCAATTGTTAGCTTCGAAAGAAGAAGATTAA